In a single window of the Nodularia spumigena CCY9414 genome:
- the dnaK gene encoding molecular chaperone DnaK — protein sequence MPKVIGIDLGTTNSCAAVMEGGQPLVIANAEGQRVTPSVVAHTKSGERLVGQIARRQAVMNPENTFYSVKRFIGRKHEEITHEATEVTYKVVRDRDGNVKLDCPAAGKQFAPEEISAQVLRKLVDDSSKYLGEKVTQAVITVPAYFNDSQRQATKDAGKIAGLEVLRIINEPTAAALAYGLDKKTNETILVFDLGGGTFDVSILEVGDGVFEVKSTSGDTHLGGDDFDKKIVDWMATEFQRNEGVDLRKDKQALQRLTEAAEKAKIELSSATQTNINLPFITATQAGPKHLDTTLTRAKFEEMTADLLDRCRKPVQQALQDAKLSNAEIDEVVLVGGSTRIPAVQELVRRIIGKDPCQGVNPDEVVAIGAAIQAGVLSGEVKDILLLDVTPLSLGVETLGGVMTKIISRNTTIPVKKSEIFSTAADGQTNVEVHALQGEREFAKDNKSLGTFRLDGIPAAPRGVPQIEVTFDIDANGILSVTAQDKATGKQQSISITGASTLDKGDVENMVRDAEAHAESDRKRREQIDTKNMADSLAYQAQKQLQDLGDKVSSEDRSRVEGLVQDLREAINQDNFERMKSLTNELQQALMQVGSAVYAQAGGGDGRTTGESPTGEDVIDADFVESK from the coding sequence ATGCCGAAAGTAATTGGAATTGATTTAGGAACGACAAACTCTTGTGCTGCTGTCATGGAAGGTGGACAACCTTTAGTCATTGCTAACGCTGAAGGACAACGCGTCACTCCGTCGGTGGTGGCTCATACTAAGTCTGGTGAACGCTTGGTGGGTCAAATAGCCAGACGACAAGCGGTGATGAACCCGGAAAATACCTTTTATTCTGTGAAACGCTTTATTGGGCGTAAACATGAAGAAATTACCCATGAAGCGACAGAGGTGACATACAAAGTTGTGCGCGATCGCGACGGTAATGTTAAACTGGACTGTCCCGCAGCAGGTAAACAATTTGCACCGGAAGAAATTTCCGCCCAAGTTCTGCGGAAGTTGGTTGATGATAGCAGTAAATATCTGGGAGAAAAAGTTACCCAAGCTGTAATTACGGTTCCAGCTTACTTCAATGACTCCCAACGCCAAGCTACCAAAGACGCGGGTAAAATTGCCGGTTTGGAAGTTCTCCGGATTATCAACGAACCGACAGCAGCAGCACTGGCTTATGGTTTAGATAAAAAGACCAACGAAACTATCTTAGTCTTTGACTTGGGTGGTGGGACTTTTGACGTTTCCATTTTGGAAGTAGGAGACGGTGTATTTGAAGTAAAATCTACCAGTGGGGACACCCATTTAGGTGGTGACGACTTTGATAAAAAGATTGTAGATTGGATGGCGACTGAATTTCAACGTAATGAAGGTGTTGACCTCCGTAAAGATAAGCAAGCTTTACAAAGACTAACTGAAGCCGCAGAAAAAGCCAAAATTGAACTTTCCAGTGCGACTCAAACCAATATTAACCTCCCCTTTATTACCGCGACTCAAGCGGGACCAAAACACCTAGATACAACTTTGACAAGGGCTAAGTTTGAGGAAATGACGGCGGATCTTTTAGACCGTTGTCGAAAACCTGTGCAGCAAGCTCTGCAAGATGCCAAACTGAGTAATGCGGAAATTGATGAAGTTGTATTAGTGGGTGGTTCAACTCGGATTCCGGCTGTGCAAGAATTAGTGCGGCGAATTATTGGTAAAGATCCTTGTCAAGGTGTGAACCCTGATGAAGTTGTGGCGATTGGTGCTGCTATTCAAGCGGGTGTGTTATCAGGTGAGGTGAAAGATATCCTGCTGTTAGATGTCACTCCCTTGTCTTTGGGTGTGGAAACTCTCGGTGGTGTGATGACGAAGATTATTAGCCGTAATACTACTATCCCGGTGAAAAAGTCGGAAATTTTCTCGACTGCGGCTGATGGTCAAACAAATGTCGAAGTTCATGCTCTCCAAGGTGAGAGAGAATTCGCTAAAGATAACAAGAGTTTGGGAACTTTCCGCCTAGATGGAATTCCGGCAGCACCTAGAGGTGTACCACAAATTGAGGTGACATTTGATATCGATGCTAACGGTATTCTTTCCGTGACTGCTCAAGATAAGGCTACAGGTAAACAGCAGTCGATTTCGATTACAGGTGCTTCCACTCTCGATAAGGGGGATGTGGAAAACATGGTGCGGGATGCAGAAGCCCACGCTGAGTCAGACCGCAAACGCCGTGAACAAATTGATACGAAGAACATGGCAGATTCTTTGGCTTATCAAGCCCAGAAGCAACTGCAAGACTTGGGTGATAAGGTGAGTTCTGAGGATCGTAGCCGAGTTGAAGGGTTAGTACAAGATTTACGGGAGGCGATTAATCAAGATAATTTTGAGCGCATGAAGTCTCTGACGAATGAGTTACAGCAAGCCTTGATGCAAGTTGGTAGTGCTGTTTATGCTCAAGCTGGTGGAGGTGATGGCAGAACTACAGGCGAAAGCCCCACAGGTGAAGATGTGATTGATGCCGATTTTGTGGAAAGTAAATAA
- a CDS encoding methyltransferase domain-containing protein yields the protein MAKKYIPNAFIKVEDSQLYAIFAWSQRTAEIIPAKSWLTLLEIFVHEHSLESAYQIFQKIQFASLADKFIEELDKYQPLSQDAIVFLADGSLTIFGKGFRSFIEKDMQFELGELSQATYQVLPQLFSQYQLKDDLDSIQSLEDFRKLVEKLETIGLLSPATGSIDWGDLKKAVPICQAFGLTRGKPVDRYYLGKFIAEIKSQIVGNILEIGGTPKDKDFYQINPGTSYKILNIEAGAGVDIVGDVHDVSIIKPESFDSVIIFNVLEHCYAPWIAVENILTWLKPGGKCFAMVPSAIRLHATPADYWRPLPDAFTYIFREYSQQQLYVYGNPTSAIASYHGIAVEELTTAELDAFHPDYPVATCIMAEK from the coding sequence ATGGCTAAAAAATATATTCCTAACGCTTTTATAAAAGTCGAAGATTCTCAGTTATATGCAATCTTTGCTTGGAGTCAGCGCACCGCCGAAATCATTCCGGCTAAATCATGGTTAACGCTCCTCGAAATATTTGTCCATGAACATTCACTAGAAAGTGCATACCAAATCTTTCAAAAAATTCAATTCGCTTCACTTGCAGATAAATTCATTGAGGAACTAGATAAATATCAACCTTTATCTCAAGATGCCATAGTATTTTTAGCAGACGGTAGCCTGACAATTTTTGGTAAAGGCTTTCGTAGCTTTATTGAAAAAGATATGCAATTTGAACTGGGGGAATTAAGTCAAGCAACTTACCAAGTTCTACCGCAATTGTTTTCTCAGTATCAATTAAAAGATGATTTAGACTCTATTCAAAGTTTAGAAGACTTCCGCAAATTAGTAGAAAAACTAGAAACCATAGGTTTATTATCACCTGCAACAGGTTCTATAGATTGGGGTGACTTGAAAAAAGCAGTTCCCATTTGTCAAGCATTTGGATTAACCAGAGGAAAACCAGTTGATAGATACTATCTGGGCAAATTTATTGCAGAGATTAAATCTCAGATTGTCGGTAATATCCTCGAAATAGGAGGAACACCAAAAGACAAAGATTTTTATCAAATTAATCCAGGGACATCATATAAAATTCTCAACATAGAAGCCGGCGCTGGTGTAGATATAGTTGGGGATGTGCATGATGTATCAATCATCAAACCAGAATCTTTTGATTCCGTGATTATTTTTAATGTCTTAGAACATTGTTATGCACCCTGGATAGCAGTTGAAAATATTCTCACTTGGTTAAAACCAGGAGGAAAATGTTTTGCAATGGTTCCCAGTGCCATTAGACTTCATGCTACTCCCGCCGATTATTGGCGACCTTTACCAGATGCTTTTACATACATATTTAGGGAATATAGTCAACAGCAATTATATGTATATGGTAATCCCACAAGTGCGATCGCTAGTTATCATGGAATCGCCGTAGAAGAACTGACAACAGCAGAACTAGATGCTTTTCATCCAGATTATCCCGTTGCTACTTGTATCATGGCTGAAAAATAA
- a CDS encoding glycosyltransferase family 2 protein → MSSITFDINPEITVILCTYNRVNHLKNCIDSVINQTFKDWELVVVDDGSQDNTFELVDSYLQKIPNIRYLKHQNRKLGYAKNAGIQASFGNYITFIDSDDAYKPNHLDSRLEYMKANPKIDLIEGGFDSEEEIFVADYFQPEKTINLRECVLGPTFFGKRHIFFQLKGFHNIPYGEDTDFWERAEKICQTQKVREPETYIYTRAETSITKSVLEKISSSS, encoded by the coding sequence ATGAGCAGCATCACCTTTGACATCAATCCAGAAATAACAGTTATCTTATGCACCTATAACCGGGTAAATCACCTAAAAAACTGTATCGATAGCGTGATTAATCAAACCTTTAAAGATTGGGAACTTGTTGTAGTAGACGATGGGAGTCAAGACAACACCTTTGAACTTGTTGATTCCTATCTGCAAAAAATCCCCAATATTCGTTATTTGAAACATCAAAATCGCAAATTAGGATATGCTAAAAATGCGGGAATTCAGGCATCTTTTGGGAACTACATTACATTTATAGACAGTGATGATGCTTACAAACCCAATCATCTAGATTCACGTCTAGAATATATGAAAGCTAATCCAAAAATTGATTTAATTGAAGGAGGATTTGACTCGGAAGAAGAGATTTTTGTAGCAGATTATTTTCAACCAGAAAAAACAATTAACTTACGAGAATGTGTTTTAGGTCCCACATTTTTTGGTAAACGGCACATATTTTTTCAATTAAAGGGATTTCATAATATACCTTATGGAGAAGATACAGACTTTTGGGAACGGGCGGAAAAAATTTGCCAAACTCAAAAAGTCAGGGAACCAGAAACTTATATCTACACCAGAGCCGAAACGAGTATTACTAAGAGCGTGTTAGAAAAAATTTCCTCATCTAGCTAA